Proteins from a single region of Haloterrigena alkaliphila:
- a CDS encoding toxin-antitoxin system TumE family protein: MGGNDEEAAPLISVTKDFGETYAEVRAWAVPESDRYPDGLKYSMQYGTTDGETIVRYDNFPDHPDAAPHHKHLADETVQDVEVEGIEALFDRFKAEVRNHGEHW; the protein is encoded by the coding sequence ATGGGTGGGAACGACGAGGAAGCCGCCCCACTGATCAGCGTCACGAAGGACTTCGGCGAGACGTATGCCGAGGTTCGAGCGTGGGCTGTTCCGGAGTCCGATCGGTATCCCGACGGGTTGAAGTACTCGATGCAGTACGGGACGACGGACGGAGAGACGATCGTCCGATACGACAACTTTCCGGACCACCCGGACGCTGCTCCCCACCACAAGCATCTGGCAGACGAAACGGTCCAAGACGTCGAGGTCGAGGGAATCGAAGCGCTCTTCGACCGATTCAAAGCGGAGGTTCGAAATCATGGAGAACACTGGTAA
- a CDS encoding ATP-dependent DNA helicase gives MSETAGYMRFFPYDQPYENQREAMDRIHNSLHRGQNVLFEGACGTGKTLSSLVPALDVAREHDKTVVITTNVHQQMRQFVAEARAITREEDIRAIVFKGKSSMCHIDVGYEECQALRDNTRAVVDAERDKRQLERRQRELLAESQEGDGGAADARSAVMDELESIEERLDDLEEQNVCDYYRNNLTEDTDDFFAWLFEDVRTPDEIYEHAENQQFCGYELLKEGIEGVDLVVCNYHHLLDSTIREQFFRWLGRDPEDVIAVFDEAHNVEDAAREHATRTCSERTFDSALDELADTDDPRSEDAANVLSAFHRALVETYEDSFGFGERERIGENWEDVSIANEGRKDDLTLEFLQRYSGRGIEDDLEAAMKLGQELDEQYEEAYREGETATRTECQTLQAAAFVSAWMNEGSAEGLYPVVTVTRDAGTDEIYGRAELYSCLPRQVTGRLFEEVYATVLMSATLQPFEVTENVLGLEDPVTMAYGLQFPEEKRRTYAVETPPLFASDRDDPAVQERVTDTIRDAVRMTPGNTLAFFPNYGEAGRYADRLEGLIEKTVYLDEPGTSVEEIRQEFVAADGAVLCTSLWGTLAEGVSFDGDDAHTVLVVGVPYPHLDDRAEAVQEAYDAAFEGTETGWRYAVEIPTVRKTRQALGRVLRSPEDVGVRALLDSRYSRSAKSDLGRYSVNGTFPHEEREELIDLAPEKLKFAMLNFYGDHDAYDGEAPAP, from the coding sequence GTGTCCGAGACTGCCGGGTACATGCGCTTTTTCCCGTACGACCAGCCGTACGAGAACCAGCGCGAGGCGATGGACCGCATCCACAACTCCCTCCACCGGGGACAGAACGTCCTCTTCGAGGGGGCCTGCGGGACCGGCAAGACCCTCTCGTCGCTCGTGCCGGCCCTCGACGTGGCCCGCGAGCACGACAAGACGGTCGTCATCACGACCAACGTCCACCAGCAGATGCGCCAGTTCGTCGCCGAAGCCCGCGCGATCACCCGCGAAGAGGACATTCGCGCGATCGTGTTCAAAGGAAAGTCGTCGATGTGCCACATCGACGTCGGCTACGAGGAGTGTCAGGCCCTGCGGGACAACACCCGCGCCGTCGTCGACGCCGAACGCGACAAACGGCAACTCGAGCGCCGCCAGCGCGAACTCCTCGCCGAGAGCCAGGAGGGCGACGGCGGCGCGGCCGACGCCCGCTCGGCGGTGATGGACGAACTCGAGTCTATCGAGGAGCGACTGGACGATCTCGAGGAGCAGAACGTTTGCGACTACTACCGGAACAACCTGACCGAAGACACGGACGACTTCTTCGCGTGGCTCTTCGAGGACGTCCGCACCCCCGACGAGATCTACGAGCACGCCGAGAATCAGCAATTCTGCGGCTACGAACTCCTGAAGGAGGGGATCGAGGGGGTCGATCTGGTCGTCTGCAACTACCACCACCTGCTCGACTCCACCATTCGAGAGCAGTTCTTCCGCTGGCTCGGCCGCGACCCGGAGGACGTGATCGCCGTCTTCGACGAGGCCCACAACGTCGAGGACGCCGCCCGCGAGCACGCGACGCGAACCTGTTCCGAGCGGACGTTCGACTCTGCGCTAGACGAATTGGCCGACACCGACGACCCCCGCTCGGAGGACGCCGCGAACGTGCTCTCGGCGTTCCACCGCGCGCTGGTCGAGACCTACGAGGACTCCTTCGGCTTCGGCGAGCGCGAGCGCATCGGCGAGAACTGGGAGGACGTCTCCATCGCCAACGAGGGCCGGAAGGACGACCTCACGCTCGAGTTTCTCCAGCGCTACTCCGGGCGGGGGATCGAGGACGACCTCGAGGCCGCGATGAAACTCGGCCAGGAGCTAGACGAGCAGTACGAGGAAGCGTATCGGGAGGGCGAGACCGCGACGCGCACGGAGTGTCAGACCCTGCAGGCCGCGGCGTTCGTCAGCGCCTGGATGAACGAGGGCTCCGCGGAGGGGCTGTACCCGGTCGTCACCGTGACCCGCGACGCCGGCACGGACGAAATCTACGGCCGCGCGGAACTGTACTCCTGTCTCCCGCGACAGGTGACGGGCCGACTGTTCGAGGAGGTGTACGCGACGGTGCTGATGAGCGCGACGCTCCAGCCCTTCGAGGTCACCGAGAACGTGCTGGGGCTCGAGGACCCCGTCACGATGGCCTACGGGCTCCAGTTCCCCGAGGAGAAGCGCCGCACCTACGCCGTGGAGACGCCGCCGCTGTTCGCGTCGGATCGCGACGACCCCGCGGTGCAAGAACGGGTCACCGACACCATACGCGACGCCGTCCGGATGACGCCGGGGAACACGCTCGCCTTCTTCCCCAACTACGGCGAGGCCGGGCGGTACGCCGACCGACTCGAGGGGCTCATCGAGAAGACGGTCTATCTGGACGAACCGGGAACGTCCGTCGAGGAGATTCGCCAGGAGTTCGTCGCGGCCGACGGCGCCGTGCTCTGTACCTCCCTCTGGGGCACGCTGGCGGAAGGCGTCAGTTTCGACGGCGACGACGCCCACACGGTGCTGGTCGTCGGCGTCCCCTACCCCCACCTGGACGACCGCGCCGAGGCGGTCCAGGAGGCCTACGACGCGGCCTTCGAGGGGACCGAGACGGGCTGGCGCTACGCGGTCGAGATTCCCACCGTTCGGAAGACCAGACAGGCGCTGGGCCGCGTGCTCCGCTCTCCCGAGGACGTCGGCGTCCGCGCGCTGCTCGACAGTCGCTACTCGCGCTCCGCGAAGTCGGATCTCGGCCGCTACAGCGTCAACGGCACCTTCCCCCACGAAGAGCGCGAGGAACTGATCGATCTCGCCCCCGAGAAGCTGAAGTTCGCGATGCTCAACTTCTACGGCGACCACGACGCCTACGACGGCGAGGCGCCGGCGCCGTAG
- a CDS encoding cation diffusion facilitator family transporter encodes MASSTSVVLAALFANGAIAIMKFGGYLLTGSPAMLSETYHSVSDTGNQVFLLVGIKYGAQEATRSHPFGHGKAQFFYSLLVSVMLFGIAGWESARHGVSALREGGVHRASEDVTLLGATFDPVYVNYAVLLGAIAFESYALWKAYQGISRQMDDHGWTSLREAFSKTSDVTTLTALTEDTIALAGAGIALFGVYLTRTTGNPVYDAGSALVIGIMLMGFAVALAVENKRLILGESLAKEDEDELRRIIADWEGVTELVDLRTVYFGAEELLLTADIAFDPVLDAEEINERITELERALTEHDDQLQRIYIEPEVQDATR; translated from the coding sequence ATGGCCAGTAGCACCTCCGTCGTCCTCGCCGCACTGTTCGCGAACGGCGCGATCGCGATCATGAAGTTCGGTGGATATCTGCTCACGGGTAGTCCCGCGATGCTGTCGGAGACGTACCACTCGGTCTCGGATACGGGCAACCAGGTATTCCTGCTCGTCGGGATCAAGTACGGCGCCCAGGAGGCCACCCGGAGCCACCCGTTCGGCCACGGGAAGGCGCAGTTCTTCTACAGCCTCCTCGTCAGCGTCATGCTGTTCGGCATCGCCGGCTGGGAGAGCGCCCGTCACGGCGTGAGCGCGTTGAGAGAGGGCGGCGTCCACCGCGCCAGCGAGGACGTCACGCTGCTCGGGGCGACGTTCGATCCGGTCTACGTCAACTACGCGGTGTTGCTCGGGGCGATCGCCTTCGAGTCCTACGCGCTCTGGAAGGCCTATCAGGGAATCAGCCGCCAGATGGACGACCACGGCTGGACGAGCCTCCGCGAGGCGTTCAGCAAGACTAGCGACGTGACGACCCTGACCGCGCTCACCGAGGACACCATCGCGCTGGCGGGCGCCGGAATCGCCCTCTTCGGCGTCTACCTCACCCGAACCACCGGAAATCCCGTCTACGACGCCGGCTCCGCCCTCGTCATCGGGATCATGCTCATGGGGTTCGCCGTCGCGCTCGCCGTGGAGAACAAGCGACTCATCCTCGGCGAGAGTCTCGCGAAGGAAGACGAGGACGAACTCAGACGGATCATCGCCGACTGGGAGGGCGTCACCGAACTCGTCGACCTCCGAACCGTCTACTTCGGTGCCGAGGAACTGCTCCTCACGGCCGACATCGCGTTCGATCCGGTTCTCGACGCCGAGGAGATCAACGAGCGCATCACGGAACTCGAGCGCGCGTTGACGGAGCACGACGACCAACTCCAGCGGATCTACATCGAGCCGGAAGTACAGGATGCGACCCGTTAA
- a CDS encoding metallophosphoesterase: MIAIFSDTHSSDGHELEGEALTAAREADVVIHAGDFTSEAALEAFQAECGPLYAVHGNADSAAVRERLPTARVVEAGGLRFAVTHRRDGGETGLAMFGRSRDADVVVFGHSHRPTAVETEDVLLLNPGSHADPRGNRPGFAVLEARADDAGGGLEGEIRDPDGTLLETFELPGAGADA; encoded by the coding sequence ATGATCGCCATCTTCTCGGACACGCACAGCAGCGACGGCCACGAACTCGAGGGCGAGGCCCTGACCGCGGCCCGCGAGGCCGACGTCGTGATTCACGCCGGCGATTTCACGAGCGAGGCGGCCCTCGAGGCCTTCCAAGCCGAGTGCGGCCCGCTCTACGCCGTCCACGGCAACGCCGATAGCGCCGCCGTCCGGGAGCGCCTGCCGACGGCCCGCGTCGTCGAGGCCGGCGGCCTCCGGTTCGCCGTCACCCACCGCCGGGACGGCGGCGAGACGGGGCTGGCGATGTTCGGCCGCTCGCGGGACGCCGACGTCGTCGTCTTCGGCCACAGCCACCGGCCAACGGCCGTCGAGACCGAGGACGTTCTCCTGTTGAACCCCGGGAGCCACGCCGACCCGCGTGGAAACCGGCCGGGCTTCGCCGTGCTCGAGGCGCGCGCGGACGACGCGGGCGGCGGACTCGAGGGCGAGATTCGCGATCCGGACGGAACGCTCCTCGAGACGTTCGAACTCCCTGGGGCAGGAGCGGACGCGTAG
- a CDS encoding P-loop NTPase yields MIVAVSGGKGGVGKSTVSVNLGRELDAVVVDADLATADLPRGIGPDLHDVLANRADPLEAVESIGPVRFLPCGRTLAGARAADLDRFPRVVERLEREAGRVVIDCPAGLARDVGVQLETADVAVLVTVPSEAAIVDALRTRQVALDLETPIASIVLNRATVDETDVLANRVERTFGAPTAVIEELPTVDDAMERGRPVRDVHPECPAIDAFDAVAESVDRYATRLADGPTVL; encoded by the coding sequence ATGATCGTCGCCGTCAGCGGCGGCAAGGGCGGCGTCGGCAAATCGACCGTCTCGGTAAACCTCGGGCGAGAACTCGACGCCGTCGTCGTCGACGCGGATCTGGCGACTGCGGACCTCCCGCGCGGAATCGGGCCGGACCTCCACGACGTCCTCGCGAACCGTGCCGATCCGCTCGAGGCCGTCGAATCGATCGGCCCGGTCAGGTTCCTTCCCTGCGGCCGGACCCTCGCCGGCGCCCGCGCAGCGGATCTGGACCGATTTCCGCGGGTCGTCGAGCGACTCGAACGGGAGGCGGGCCGCGTCGTGATCGACTGTCCGGCGGGGCTGGCGCGTGACGTCGGCGTGCAACTCGAGACCGCCGACGTCGCGGTCCTGGTCACCGTCCCCTCCGAGGCGGCGATCGTCGACGCGCTCCGGACCCGACAGGTCGCGCTCGATCTCGAGACGCCGATCGCGTCGATCGTCCTCAATCGGGCGACGGTCGACGAGACTGACGTCCTCGCGAACCGCGTCGAACGGACGTTCGGCGCACCGACGGCGGTGATTGAGGAGTTGCCGACCGTTGACGATGCGATGGAACGGGGGCGTCCGGTCCGAGATGTTCACCCCGAGTGTCCGGCGATCGATGCGTTCGACGCCGTCGCAGAGTCGGTCGACCGCTACGCGACGCGACTCGCCGACGGACCCACCGTTCTCTGA
- a CDS encoding secretion system protein, with protein sequence MALLTEFIGYLAALYPYDVDGSDELVDSLSFIESPHDDETIVRAGYGAGIVGALLPLPLLLTPAPITFVLFFVLVIPVAAIHGVHSLPHLQAAFRRTEALGDTPNLIGRAVLRMQVQPALESAVRFAADTGEGPLSDSLEAHIDRSIGTSDTGLLSFTAEWAEWFPALRRSAHLLASAQDAPEGERVRTLDRSLSAVLNGTRNQMADFTAAIRGPTTALFAFGIMIPLALIALVPAVPMLADVSINIWIFVLLYNVVLPGILVAASLWLLVRRPVAFPPPTVGRDHPNVPDRLWLRGLWGILAGVAGYAITTAVGLAHLAPIVAIGLALGAALLAVFGPILEVRNDVRNVEEHLTDALYIVGRQVAEGESVESAIALAAERVPAETGAVFEHAAGVQRRLHAGVEAAFLGEYGALRDVPSPRARGTAALLAIAADEGKPAGRAIVSMADHLEELEEVEARTKRSLKQVTGTLDNTAAYFGPLVAGATIAMAAMMSSENLGAGTEFDPAAFPAESLAVVVGVYLIALCCILIPLSIALRHGVDRALFGYHVGRALVSSMVLYALTVGLVEMAL encoded by the coding sequence ATGGCGCTGTTAACGGAGTTCATCGGCTATCTGGCCGCACTGTACCCCTACGACGTCGACGGGAGCGACGAACTCGTCGACTCGCTCTCGTTCATCGAATCGCCACACGACGACGAGACGATCGTCCGTGCGGGCTACGGCGCCGGCATCGTCGGCGCCCTCCTGCCGCTGCCGCTGTTGCTCACGCCGGCACCGATCACGTTCGTTCTGTTCTTCGTGCTCGTGATCCCCGTGGCGGCGATCCACGGCGTGCACTCGCTGCCCCACCTGCAGGCGGCGTTTCGCCGCACGGAGGCCCTCGGCGACACGCCGAACCTCATCGGGCGCGCGGTCCTGCGGATGCAGGTCCAGCCGGCTCTCGAGAGCGCGGTGCGGTTCGCCGCCGACACCGGCGAGGGGCCGCTCTCGGACAGTCTCGAGGCCCACATCGACCGGTCGATCGGGACCTCGGACACGGGGCTGCTATCGTTCACCGCGGAGTGGGCCGAGTGGTTCCCCGCGCTGCGACGGTCCGCACACCTGCTCGCGTCCGCTCAGGACGCGCCGGAGGGCGAGCGCGTGCGAACGCTCGATCGGTCGCTCTCGGCGGTCCTCAACGGAACGCGAAACCAGATGGCCGATTTCACCGCCGCCATTCGCGGACCGACGACGGCCCTGTTCGCCTTCGGGATCATGATCCCGCTGGCGCTGATCGCGCTCGTCCCCGCCGTGCCGATGCTCGCCGACGTCTCGATCAACATCTGGATCTTCGTCCTGCTGTACAACGTCGTGCTCCCGGGGATTCTCGTCGCGGCGAGCCTCTGGCTGCTCGTCCGCCGTCCGGTCGCGTTCCCGCCGCCGACGGTCGGTCGCGACCACCCCAACGTTCCGGATCGTCTCTGGCTGCGCGGCCTGTGGGGAATCCTCGCGGGGGTGGCCGGGTACGCGATCACGACCGCCGTCGGGCTCGCCCATCTGGCCCCGATCGTGGCGATCGGTCTCGCCCTCGGCGCCGCGCTGCTGGCCGTCTTCGGTCCGATCCTCGAGGTCCGCAACGACGTCCGGAACGTGGAGGAACACCTCACGGACGCCCTCTACATCGTCGGCCGACAGGTCGCGGAAGGCGAGTCCGTCGAGTCGGCGATCGCACTCGCGGCCGAGCGGGTTCCCGCCGAGACCGGCGCGGTGTTCGAACACGCTGCCGGCGTACAGCGCCGCCTTCACGCCGGCGTCGAGGCGGCGTTTCTCGGCGAGTACGGAGCGCTCCGGGACGTTCCCAGTCCGCGAGCCCGCGGGACGGCCGCGCTGCTGGCGATCGCCGCCGACGAGGGGAAACCCGCCGGCCGGGCGATCGTCTCGATGGCCGACCACCTGGAGGAGCTCGAGGAGGTCGAAGCCAGGACCAAGCGGAGCCTGAAGCAGGTGACCGGAACGCTCGACAACACGGCGGCGTACTTCGGGCCGCTGGTCGCCGGCGCGACGATCGCGATGGCCGCGATGATGTCCAGCGAGAACCTGGGTGCCGGGACGGAGTTCGATCCCGCCGCCTTCCCGGCCGAATCGCTGGCCGTCGTCGTCGGAGTCTACCTGATCGCGCTGTGTTGTATCCTGATCCCGCTCTCGATCGCCCTCCGACACGGCGTCGATCGGGCCCTCTTCGGCTATCACGTCGGCCGCGCGCTGGTCTCTTCGATGGTCCTGTACGCGCTCACGGTCGGGCTCGTCGAGATGGCTCTCTGA
- a CDS encoding type II/IV secretion system ATPase subunit, whose amino-acid sequence MSQDGVASAFRSVLDELGLGSLLGGDQTKAPCACRVSFDEDHLVVDASDCDGDLETVAACRRTVVEALTERDASAIVTRSNGIERRYERLGVELLGAAGRFVGLLGDRDEELAAAAAENPLEVATELERQIGPVADVAVDAGLLEAAADIDRYGSALTSTVGLTIGHYFVDRRIDDDARLRDVETLETGSEARIYSREDGVALYALDVVDGTLSEPERNHLVEGYEAIAEGIVEGDRAASRAIEYATDEPADPLLTRVLSKHTNGYGVLEDLFADPRVTDVYVTSPVSKNPIRIVVDGESMTTNIHLTPDGAQALASRVRRTSGRAFSRANPTVDATAALENGTGVRVAGVTDPVAEGVAFAFREEADDRFTLPGLVANDTMSAEVAAFLSVAIERNAATLIAGTRGSGKTTLLGTLLYELPPETRTVLIEDTPELPVEPLQAVDRDVQALRTGTGDGPEITPEAALRTALRLGDGALVLGEIRGEEARVLYEAMRVGANANAVLGTIHGDGADEIYERVVSDLDVEPSSFGATDLVVTVESYRTPNGRKRRVARIEEVIAKGDDIWFEPLYELDGEQAAPTGRIDRGESHLVDRLTRSTEEYATVRRAIADRTELLSRLAADGRTNPPEVAAVYADRGQE is encoded by the coding sequence ATGTCTCAGGACGGGGTCGCGAGCGCGTTTCGATCAGTTCTCGACGAACTCGGTCTCGGATCGCTCCTCGGGGGAGACCAGACGAAGGCGCCGTGTGCGTGCCGCGTGTCCTTCGACGAGGATCACCTCGTCGTCGACGCGAGCGACTGTGACGGCGACCTCGAGACGGTAGCGGCCTGTCGGCGAACCGTCGTCGAGGCGCTCACCGAACGCGACGCGTCGGCGATCGTCACGCGATCGAACGGGATCGAGAGACGGTACGAGCGACTGGGCGTCGAACTGCTCGGCGCGGCCGGCCGGTTCGTCGGACTGCTCGGCGATCGAGACGAGGAGTTGGCCGCGGCCGCCGCGGAAAATCCCCTCGAGGTCGCCACGGAACTGGAGCGCCAGATCGGACCGGTCGCCGACGTCGCCGTCGACGCCGGGCTCCTCGAGGCCGCGGCTGACATCGACCGCTACGGATCGGCGCTGACGTCGACCGTCGGCCTCACGATCGGCCACTACTTCGTGGACCGACGGATCGACGACGATGCGCGGCTCCGAGACGTCGAAACCCTCGAGACCGGCAGCGAAGCGCGAATCTACTCGCGCGAGGACGGCGTCGCTCTGTACGCGCTCGACGTGGTGGACGGGACGCTCTCGGAGCCGGAGCGGAACCACCTCGTCGAGGGGTACGAGGCTATCGCGGAGGGGATCGTCGAGGGGGATCGCGCGGCCTCCCGGGCGATCGAGTACGCGACGGACGAACCGGCGGATCCGCTCCTGACGCGGGTGCTGTCGAAGCATACGAACGGATACGGCGTCCTCGAGGACCTCTTCGCGGATCCGCGGGTGACCGACGTCTACGTCACCTCGCCGGTCTCGAAGAACCCGATCCGGATCGTCGTCGACGGCGAGTCGATGACGACGAACATCCACCTGACGCCGGACGGGGCGCAGGCGCTGGCGTCTCGCGTCCGCCGGACGAGCGGGCGGGCGTTCTCGCGGGCGAACCCGACGGTCGACGCGACGGCGGCCCTCGAGAACGGGACCGGCGTCCGCGTCGCCGGCGTCACCGATCCCGTCGCGGAGGGGGTCGCGTTCGCGTTCCGCGAAGAAGCGGACGATCGGTTCACGCTGCCCGGTCTGGTCGCCAACGACACCATGAGCGCGGAGGTCGCGGCGTTTCTCTCCGTCGCCATCGAACGCAACGCGGCGACGCTGATCGCCGGGACGCGTGGATCGGGGAAGACGACGCTGCTGGGGACGTTGCTGTACGAACTACCGCCGGAAACCCGAACCGTACTGATCGAGGACACGCCGGAACTCCCGGTCGAGCCGCTACAGGCCGTCGATCGGGACGTTCAGGCGCTCCGGACCGGTACCGGCGACGGGCCGGAGATCACCCCCGAAGCGGCCCTTCGGACCGCGCTCCGGCTCGGAGACGGAGCGCTCGTCCTCGGTGAAATTCGGGGGGAAGAAGCGCGGGTCCTCTACGAGGCGATGCGGGTCGGCGCGAACGCGAACGCCGTCCTCGGAACGATCCACGGCGACGGCGCCGACGAGATCTACGAACGGGTCGTCTCGGACCTCGATGTCGAACCGTCCTCGTTCGGGGCGACCGACCTCGTCGTGACCGTCGAGTCCTACCGCACGCCGAACGGCCGGAAGCGGCGGGTCGCCCGGATCGAGGAGGTGATCGCCAAGGGCGACGACATCTGGTTCGAACCGTTGTACGAACTCGACGGCGAGCAGGCCGCACCGACCGGCCGGATCGACCGCGGCGAGAGCCACCTCGTCGATCGGCTCACCAGGTCGACCGAGGAGTACGCGACGGTCCGTCGGGCTATCGCGGACCGGACGGAACTCCTCTCGAGGCTCGCAGCCGACGGGCGAACGAATCCACCCGAGGTCGCCGCGGTCTACGCGGATCGGGGGCAGGAGTGA
- a CDS encoding DUF7311 family protein, with protein sequence MIRYVLAALLALALLVISIPAIDTGASMNSQRQVDASLAAIDDAATSLIEHEEVTPEGHPDPQRVVEVTLPKESLTTTPVDHFELVPYENGSHTHARYVLEDGTTREDVIDEKIVWNDPATNETTEIGGTGTQRLALVLLEDDDGEPVIVARHV encoded by the coding sequence GTGATCCGATACGTCCTCGCAGCGCTGCTGGCGCTCGCGCTGCTGGTGATTTCGATCCCCGCCATCGACACGGGCGCATCGATGAACAGCCAGCGACAGGTGGACGCGAGCCTCGCGGCCATCGACGACGCCGCGACGTCGCTGATCGAACACGAGGAGGTGACGCCCGAGGGGCATCCCGATCCCCAGCGCGTCGTCGAGGTGACGCTCCCGAAGGAGTCGCTGACGACCACACCCGTCGACCACTTCGAACTGGTTCCCTACGAGAACGGGAGCCATACGCACGCCCGATACGTGCTCGAGGACGGCACGACCCGGGAGGACGTGATCGATGAGAAAATCGTCTGGAACGATCCCGCGACGAACGAGACGACGGAAATCGGCGGGACCGGGACCCAGCGGCTCGCGCTCGTCCTTCTGGAAGACGACGACGGGGAGCCGGTGATCGTCGCCCGACATGTGTGA